One region of Campylobacter concisus genomic DNA includes:
- a CDS encoding PilZ domain-containing protein yields MDFKGRQELVINCEDSILKLRDKFIDDGIKFCRQLTFIVPHDQVKICLENIFDTLLIQKPNATQLQDDLNNLIPKSNARDELINFLLLNLTLNFSHSCDNSTFVGYFVNAVSRIKEILCGAKDQQETNVKDMIETGTFFYEDPINTFTRMKKAKVRPELLNLYDGLNIKYEAEILEVKEDSVVFRVDMMQILAMKQDGKGFILPNSFFSKPLCADIVNYNIVNKGVTLSNFLRNTTMYAYKRKFQRILPNRFTKTIIKGKQDKIEGSLYDVSEGGISVLSPQTTNFQDGEELEATFEILIAPDKVKNVTLKLRLVTELAYKGYIRYCMKLIDDDETIKDFTQKRIKETLDELRSRINLYE; encoded by the coding sequence ATGGATTTTAAAGGCAGGCAAGAGCTTGTAATAAATTGCGAAGATAGCATACTTAAATTAAGAGATAAATTTATCGATGACGGTATCAAATTTTGTAGACAGCTAACATTTATCGTACCGCACGATCAGGTAAAAATTTGTCTTGAAAACATCTTTGATACACTGCTTATTCAAAAGCCAAATGCTACGCAGCTACAAGATGATTTAAATAATCTAATACCAAAATCAAATGCAAGAGATGAATTAATCAATTTTCTACTTTTAAATTTGACTTTAAATTTTAGTCACTCTTGCGACAATAGCACTTTCGTAGGTTATTTCGTAAATGCCGTTTCAAGAATCAAAGAAATTTTATGTGGTGCCAAAGATCAGCAAGAAACAAATGTAAAAGACATGATTGAAACCGGAACATTTTTTTATGAAGATCCGATCAATACATTCACTCGTATGAAAAAAGCCAAGGTAAGGCCTGAGCTTTTAAATTTATATGATGGATTAAATATAAAATATGAGGCTGAAATTTTAGAAGTTAAAGAAGATAGTGTCGTTTTTCGTGTGGATATGATGCAAATTTTAGCTATGAAACAAGACGGCAAAGGTTTTATTTTGCCAAATAGCTTTTTCTCAAAGCCATTATGTGCTGATATTGTTAATTACAATATAGTCAATAAAGGCGTCACTCTTTCAAATTTCTTACGAAATACAACGATGTACGCATATAAAAGAAAATTCCAACGTATCTTGCCAAATCGTTTTACCAAAACTATTATCAAAGGCAAGCAAGACAAGATCGAAGGTAGCCTTTATGATGTTTCTGAAGGCGGCATAAGCGTATTAAGCCCGCAAACTACAAATTTTCAAGATGGAGAAGAGCTAGAAGCGACCTTTGAAATCTTAATCGCGCCAGATAAAGTAAAAAACGTGACTTTAAAGCTAAGACTTGTTACGGAGCTGGCATATAAAGGCTACATTAGATACTGTATGAAGCTTATTGATGATGATGAAACTATAAAAGATTTTACGCAAAAGCGCATAAAAGAGACGCTTGACGAGCTTCGCTCACGTATAAATTTATACGAATAA
- a CDS encoding helicase HerA domain-containing protein has product MKTIQENLKLFYIGLKDKEPFFYKNKDLTTHAAIIGMTGSGKTGLGITLLEEACIDNIPSIIIDPKGDITNLALTFPQMRPEDFLPYVDEAEAANKGQSVEEFAASQAELWRNGIESSFQDLEQVKILKESASFNIYTPKSSAGIGVALLSDFACPNISDEEIFSNYINSLATSVLSLIGINSEDMSSKEQLLISTIFETKFKEQKDVSIEELINFIANPPFKKIGVFDVDTFYPSSERLKLAMKINTLIASPSFKGWTQGIRLEISKMLFDENGKAKCNIFTISHLNDAERMFFVTLLLNEIIAWMRATEGTSSLRAILYMDEIFGFFPPNANPPSKTPMLTLLKQARAFGLGCVLSTQNPVDLDYKGLSNIGTWFIGHLQTAQDKARVIDGLSGIAGSSLDKASLENLISNLAKRNFLLKNINEDGLNVISTRWALSYLKGPLSREQISNLMKDKKENLSTQSVDKSEMKFSAKPIISNEITQLYANSKSLTPNLFASAKVRIYDTKKGIDSICEVSYLYELSENDNEPNWDEASEGLHVDVSKNEPSDASFAAVPNFILKAKNFDNIQKDFKEYLYRNFKFNTFEALGIYSKNNETKEQFYIRLQDKCNEILEEQTAKLTAKFEKERKSLQDKLNKALAKLDKEQKEMTTSGLDAAINIGASILGAIFGNKLLSRQNSGKIASSARSANRVLKERSDVKLSEQSVNDINLAISELEEKFAQECDTLKEANDVKNITINETQISPKKSDIYDEKVVLLWR; this is encoded by the coding sequence GTGAAAACAATACAAGAAAATTTAAAACTTTTTTATATCGGACTAAAAGACAAAGAACCATTTTTTTATAAAAATAAGGATCTAACCACCCACGCAGCCATCATCGGTATGACAGGTAGCGGCAAAACAGGCCTTGGTATCACGCTTTTAGAAGAGGCCTGCATAGACAATATCCCTTCCATTATCATCGATCCAAAGGGCGACATCACAAATTTAGCTCTAACCTTTCCGCAGATGAGGCCGGAGGATTTTTTACCATACGTCGATGAAGCAGAAGCGGCCAACAAAGGTCAAAGCGTAGAGGAATTTGCTGCCTCTCAAGCCGAGCTATGGAGAAATGGCATAGAGTCGAGCTTTCAAGATCTTGAGCAAGTAAAAATTTTAAAAGAAAGCGCTAGCTTTAACATCTACACACCAAAAAGCTCAGCTGGCATAGGTGTGGCGCTACTTAGCGACTTTGCCTGCCCAAATATTAGTGACGAAGAAATTTTTAGCAACTATATAAATTCGCTTGCAACCTCGGTATTATCTCTTATTGGTATAAATTCTGAGGACATGAGCTCAAAAGAACAGCTTCTCATCTCAACCATATTTGAGACTAAATTTAAAGAGCAAAAAGACGTCAGTATAGAAGAGCTCATAAATTTCATCGCAAATCCGCCTTTTAAAAAGATAGGCGTCTTTGACGTGGATACCTTCTATCCAAGCAGTGAGCGCCTAAAGCTTGCCATGAAGATAAACACACTTATCGCAAGCCCAAGTTTTAAAGGCTGGACGCAAGGCATTAGGCTAGAAATTTCAAAGATGCTTTTTGACGAAAACGGCAAAGCAAAGTGCAATATCTTTACAATCTCACACCTAAATGATGCTGAGAGGATGTTTTTTGTCACTCTTTTACTAAACGAGATCATCGCGTGGATGCGCGCCACCGAGGGCACAAGCTCACTTAGAGCGATCCTTTATATGGACGAAATTTTTGGATTTTTCCCGCCAAACGCAAACCCTCCATCAAAAACGCCTATGCTCACGCTCTTAAAACAAGCCCGTGCATTTGGCCTTGGCTGCGTATTAAGCACGCAAAACCCAGTCGATCTTGATTATAAAGGTCTAAGCAACATCGGCACTTGGTTCATCGGTCACCTCCAAACAGCTCAGGATAAAGCCCGCGTTATAGACGGGCTAAGCGGCATCGCAGGCTCAAGCTTAGACAAAGCTTCACTTGAAAATCTCATATCAAATTTAGCCAAAAGAAATTTCTTACTTAAAAATATAAACGAAGATGGCTTAAACGTCATCTCCACGCGCTGGGCACTTAGCTATCTAAAAGGTCCGCTCAGCCGTGAGCAAATTTCAAATTTGATGAAAGATAAAAAAGAAAATTTAAGTACTCAAAGCGTAGATAAAAGCGAGATGAAATTTAGCGCAAAGCCTATCATCTCAAATGAGATCACACAACTTTATGCTAACTCAAAAAGCCTCACGCCAAATTTATTTGCAAGTGCGAAGGTGAGAATTTATGACACCAAAAAAGGCATAGATAGCATTTGCGAGGTGAGCTATCTTTATGAGCTTAGTGAAAATGACAATGAGCCAAACTGGGATGAGGCTAGCGAAGGCTTGCATGTTGATGTAAGCAAAAATGAACCAAGTGACGCAAGCTTTGCAGCTGTGCCAAATTTTATTTTAAAAGCTAAAAATTTTGACAATATCCAAAAAGATTTTAAAGAGTATCTGTATAGAAATTTCAAATTTAACACCTTTGAAGCATTAGGAATTTATTCAAAAAACAATGAAACAAAGGAGCAGTTTTATATCAGGCTTCAAGATAAGTGCAATGAAATTTTAGAAGAACAAACCGCAAAACTCACAGCTAAATTTGAAAAAGAGCGAAAAAGCTTACAAGACAAGCTAAACAAGGCTCTAGCAAAGCTTGATAAAGAGCAAAAAGAGATGACCACAAGTGGACTTGATGCTGCCATAAATATAGGCGCTAGCATACTTGGAGCGATATTTGGCAACAAGCTTTTATCTCGTCAAAATTCGGGTAAAATCGCATCGAGTGCAAGAAGCGCAAATAGAGTCTTAAAAGAAAGAAGTGATGTAAAACTTAGCGAGCAAAGCGTAAATGATATAAATTTAGCCATAAGCGAACTTGAAGAGAAATTTGCACAAGAGTGCGATACGTTAAAAGAAGCAAATGATGTTAAAAACATCACGATAAACGAAACGCAAATTTCACCAAAGAAAAGTGATATCTATGACGAGAAAGTCGTGCTTTTGTGGAGATGA
- the plsY gene encoding glycerol-3-phosphate 1-O-acyltransferase PlsY, with the protein MQNLILYAISYLLGSIPSGLILAKIFGHVDIKNEGSKSIGATNVLRVLKQKDPKLAKKLAILTIFCDVLKGVLPLIVASSIGASQSVLWTMAVLSVAGHCFSIFLGFQGGKGVATGAGVIAFFLPVEIIIALAVWFLVGKFLKISSLASLCALIALIASSFIIHPELDEIYTHAPILIIAFLVVYKHIPNIVRLISGNEKKVV; encoded by the coding sequence ATGCAAAATTTAATACTTTATGCCATTAGTTATTTACTTGGAAGCATTCCATCTGGCCTCATTCTTGCAAAAATTTTTGGGCATGTCGATATAAAAAACGAAGGTAGTAAGAGCATCGGTGCGACAAATGTTTTAAGAGTTTTAAAACAAAAAGATCCAAAATTAGCCAAAAAACTAGCCATTTTAACGATATTTTGTGATGTTTTAAAAGGAGTTTTGCCACTTATTGTCGCCTCTTCTATTGGTGCAAGCCAAAGTGTGCTTTGGACGATGGCAGTCTTAAGCGTAGCTGGACATTGTTTTTCTATATTTTTGGGCTTTCAAGGTGGCAAAGGAGTCGCAACTGGAGCTGGAGTGATCGCATTTTTCTTGCCAGTTGAGATCATTATCGCTCTAGCTGTTTGGTTTTTGGTCGGTAAATTTTTAAAAATTAGCTCTCTTGCTTCACTTTGTGCGTTGATAGCTCTCATAGCATCAAGCTTTATAATCCACCCAGAGCTAGATGAAATTTATACACACGCTCCGATACTAATCATCGCGTTTTTGGTGGTTTATAAACACATACCAAATATCGTTCGCTTAATATCTGGCAATGAGAAAAAAGTCGTATGA
- a CDS encoding dihydroneopterin aldolase: MKSEMTTIIKDYKFETIIGMLDFERVAKQEVQMNLEICSTSFIDYVLIIDFVKNFYNERQFQSVEESLEETSKALKEKFGSLTSLKMEILKTEILPNAVVGAKINTIF; the protein is encoded by the coding sequence ATGAAAAGCGAGATGACGACGATCATTAAAGATTATAAATTTGAAACGATCATCGGAATGCTTGATTTTGAGCGAGTCGCTAAACAAGAGGTACAGATGAATCTAGAAATTTGCTCAACTAGTTTTATTGATTATGTTTTAATTATTGACTTTGTTAAAAATTTTTATAATGAAAGACAGTTCCAAAGCGTTGAAGAGTCTCTTGAAGAAACCAGCAAAGCGTTAAAAGAGAAATTTGGCTCACTAACTAGCCTTAAAATGGAAATTTTAAAAACTGAAATTTTACCAAACGCAGTTGTTGGAGCAAAAATAAACACTATTTTTTAA
- the hsrA gene encoding homeostatic response regulator transcription factor HsrA, producing the protein MRILIVEDEVTLNKTIAEGLQEFGYQTDSSENFKDAEYYIGIRNYDLVLTDWMLQDGDGIDLINIIKHKSPRTSVVVLSAKDDKESEIKALRAGADDYIKKPFDFDILVARLEARLRFGGTNIIKIDELIINPDEEKITYLGRDIELKGKPFEVLTHLARHSDQIVSKEQLLDAIWEEPELVTPNVIEVAINQIRQKMDKPLNISTIETVRRRGYRFCFPKKA; encoded by the coding sequence ATGCGTATTTTAATAGTTGAAGATGAAGTGACGCTAAATAAGACGATTGCTGAGGGCTTGCAGGAGTTTGGCTATCAAACTGATAGCTCTGAAAATTTTAAAGATGCTGAGTACTATATAGGCATCAGAAACTACGATCTAGTTTTGACTGATTGGATGCTTCAAGATGGCGATGGCATAGATCTTATAAACATCATCAAACATAAATCTCCACGCACTTCAGTTGTAGTTCTTTCTGCAAAAGATGACAAAGAAAGCGAAATAAAAGCACTTAGAGCTGGTGCTGATGACTATATCAAAAAACCATTTGATTTTGACATCTTAGTAGCTAGACTTGAAGCAAGACTACGCTTTGGTGGCACAAATATTATAAAAATTGATGAGCTCATCATCAATCCAGATGAGGAAAAAATCACATATTTGGGTCGTGATATTGAGCTTAAGGGCAAACCTTTTGAAGTCCTAACTCATCTTGCAAGACACTCAGATCAAATCGTATCTAAAGAGCAACTACTTGATGCTATCTGGGAAGAGCCAGAGCTTGTAACTCCAAACGTCATTGAAGTAGCTATCAACCAAATCCGCCAAAAAATGGATAAACCACTAAATATTTCAACAATTGAAACTGTTAGAAGACGCGGATATAGATTTTGTTTTCCAAAAAAAGCCTAA
- a CDS encoding sensor histidine kinase, which yields MLIVVISVMLYHYIRVTVFQSVVNELNYQAEAYKKNPQNFNPLNSKTFTIENPNKTLATIKTDEPQDKETYIVTQKSKDQSKTFLITKLDESSYLSLEKDTTLQAHIVEEIFIDIIIVNVSAILLVLFYALFLSRMLLIPIKILSHKLTNLDEKFLHEIDIKSLPDEFLPLGQSINRLISRIQTFVLYQKELFVGVAHELKTPLAVMKTKNEVTLLKPRESEKYIEALKSNNEAINGMNAMISSILEIGRQEGAQFEEPVNTDVIGFLKKLAKNYEILAKNDKKNIKLDLKPEILNLKIQTSLLTHIVQNFVQNAIKFSPKNSTIAISSKLIKNKFIIEVIDEGIGIDESKDLFAPFKRYGDKGGAGLGLFLAKGAAQALGGEVDIKNRNDRSGAVASLVLNIKG from the coding sequence ATGCTAATTGTAGTTATTTCGGTAATGCTTTATCACTATATAAGGGTTACCGTTTTTCAAAGTGTAGTTAATGAGCTAAACTATCAAGCCGAAGCTTATAAAAAAAATCCTCAGAATTTCAATCCTTTAAATTCAAAAACATTTACGATAGAAAATCCAAATAAAACTCTAGCAACGATAAAAACAGACGAGCCGCAAGATAAAGAAACATATATCGTAACACAAAAATCAAAGGATCAGAGTAAAACTTTTTTAATAACAAAACTCGATGAAAGTAGTTATTTAAGCCTAGAAAAAGATACTACGCTTCAAGCTCATATAGTAGAAGAAATTTTTATAGATATTATAATCGTAAATGTGTCAGCGATACTTTTGGTGCTTTTTTATGCACTATTTTTATCAAGGATGCTTTTAATACCTATAAAAATTTTGAGTCACAAACTTACAAATTTAGACGAAAAATTTCTTCATGAGATCGATATAAAAAGTCTACCAGATGAGTTTTTACCACTTGGACAGAGCATAAATAGGCTAATCTCTCGCATTCAAACATTTGTCTTATACCAAAAAGAACTTTTTGTAGGCGTGGCACATGAGCTAAAAACACCGCTGGCTGTAATGAAAACAAAAAATGAAGTTACGCTTTTAAAGCCACGCGAGAGCGAAAAATATATCGAGGCACTAAAATCAAACAATGAAGCTATAAACGGCATGAACGCGATGATAAGTTCTATACTTGAGATCGGTCGTCAAGAGGGGGCTCAGTTTGAAGAGCCAGTAAATACCGATGTTATAGGATTTTTAAAAAAACTTGCAAAAAACTATGAGATACTTGCAAAAAATGATAAAAAAAATATAAAACTAGACCTAAAACCAGAAATTTTAAATCTAAAAATACAAACTAGCTTACTAACTCACATTGTGCAAAATTTTGTTCAAAATGCTATTAAATTTTCACCAAAAAATAGTACCATTGCGATTAGCTCTAAGCTTATAAAAAATAAATTTATCATCGAAGTAATAGATGAAGGAATAGGTATAGATGAGAGCAAAGATTTGTTTGCTCCATTTAAAAGATATGGCGACAAAGGTGGTGCTGGACTTGGGTTGTTTCTAGCTAAAGGTGCGGCACAGGCTCTTGGTGGCGAAGTAGACATTAAAAATAGAAACGATAGAAGCGGTGCAGTCGCAAGCCTAGTTTTAAATATAAAAGGATAA
- a CDS encoding Ppx/GppA phosphatase family protein, whose product MAKRTAVIDLGSNSMRMAIFERTSRLAFFILAEYKTKVRLGEGGYGSNNEISESSMEKALKAFSEFSNIIKSYKCNKVLCVGTSALRDAPNANVLISLLRKKLGINLKVIDGKEEATFGAIAAKNLLHNIDECVTIDIGGGSTELARISKGKIIDTLSLDIGTVRLKELFFDKKNLNKLPKFLEQVTKQIDERFKCQNIIAIGGSLRAISSAIMSKNLYPLSSLHGFCYKLSDEQAYIENIANISVLELNKFPIKKDRYDTIREGAHIFLALAKALNAKNIITSGVGVREGVFLKDFLRPSLKFPQNFNPSIKSLQDRFILSCNKSVTKYAKDIFMVLKKLHGLSDNYLEVLLVAAKLHNVGQEIGFYGDHKNSAYIVLNALNYGFSHEQKALIAVVIGTNGKKNIYEFERYKNLLPKAECIRWLSFILSLAKALDLTCERLNLNFEFSGHTLKIEGAKEFAMAKEEIKKITKPEIFAITFV is encoded by the coding sequence ATGGCAAAGAGAACCGCAGTAATCGACCTTGGCTCAAATTCTATGCGAATGGCGATATTTGAGAGAACGTCACGCTTAGCGTTTTTTATACTAGCTGAATATAAAACAAAAGTGCGTCTAGGCGAAGGCGGATATGGCTCAAACAATGAAATATCCGAAAGCTCAATGGAAAAAGCGCTAAAGGCCTTTAGCGAATTTTCAAATATCATAAAAAGCTACAAATGCAATAAAGTCTTATGTGTTGGTACTTCAGCGCTTAGGGACGCTCCAAACGCAAATGTTCTGATCTCTCTTTTAAGAAAAAAACTTGGCATAAATTTAAAAGTCATAGACGGCAAAGAAGAGGCTACTTTTGGTGCGATCGCAGCCAAAAATTTACTCCATAATATCGATGAATGCGTCACTATCGATATCGGTGGCGGATCAACTGAACTTGCCAGAATAAGCAAAGGCAAAATAATAGATACGCTCTCACTTGACATTGGCACAGTTAGATTAAAAGAGCTTTTTTTTGATAAAAAAAACTTAAATAAATTGCCAAAATTTTTAGAACAAGTTACAAAACAGATAGATGAGCGATTTAAATGCCAAAATATAATCGCTATTGGTGGCTCTCTTAGAGCGATATCATCTGCCATAATGAGCAAAAATTTATATCCACTCTCATCACTGCATGGCTTTTGCTATAAGCTTAGCGACGAGCAAGCCTATATCGAGAATATCGCAAATATTAGCGTGCTTGAGCTAAATAAATTTCCTATTAAAAAAGACAGATACGACACCATTAGAGAGGGTGCACATATCTTTTTGGCCCTCGCCAAAGCTCTAAATGCCAAAAATATTATAACAAGCGGGGTTGGTGTAAGAGAAGGAGTGTTCTTAAAAGATTTTTTACGCCCTAGCCTTAAATTTCCGCAAAATTTTAATCCAAGTATCAAAAGTTTGCAAGATCGTTTTATATTATCATGCAATAAATCGGTCACAAAGTATGCAAAAGATATATTTATGGTATTAAAAAAGCTTCACGGTCTAAGCGATAACTATCTTGAAGTGCTTTTAGTTGCTGCAAAACTTCACAATGTCGGTCAAGAGATTGGCTTTTATGGCGATCATAAAAACTCAGCCTATATAGTCTTAAATGCCTTAAATTATGGCTTTTCGCATGAACAAAAAGCATTGATTGCAGTAGTAATTGGCACAAACGGAAAGAAAAATATATATGAATTTGAACGGTATAAAAATTTACTTCCAAAAGCCGAGTGTATAAGATGGCTGAGTTTTATACTCTCACTTGCAAAGGCACTTGATCTAACCTGTGAAAGGCTAAATTTAAACTTCGAATTTAGTGGGCACACGCTAAAAATAGAAGGCGCAAAAGAATTTGCTATGGCAAAAGAAGAGATAAAAAAAATCACAAAACCTGAAATTTTTGCTATTACGTTTGTATAA
- a CDS encoding excinuclease ABC subunit A, translating to MKFILFFLLFVTKILASNLLTYNIYERADRVDIMLSFDAPYEGNIFQKREKDTTSLILNSLNYDQSASKDINSKIIQELEIEPKQNSLVLNLRSNDAIIVNASKTTDSFGLRIRVTLKNAKPQIQNMPQASAKIETPSIPKADEEPMLNIDSRYFIVLSVLIALLVFLYVFKRYITSKSSDFSGFKTPRNQSQNDTKSMNWLLKNQNSNVNIIYEKYLDRTNKLMLLSYENRRYLVIVGSSNVMLDSFGEDKIQNEQDFAIFFEENKKKLSSFLEERKNSLSNYKDKMSGEF from the coding sequence ATGAAATTTATACTATTTTTCTTACTTTTTGTAACTAAAATTTTAGCTTCAAACCTATTAACTTACAATATCTATGAACGTGCTGATAGAGTCGATATTATGCTTAGCTTTGATGCACCTTATGAAGGAAATATCTTTCAAAAGCGCGAAAAGGACACAACATCTTTGATATTAAATTCGCTAAATTACGATCAAAGTGCCAGCAAAGATATAAACTCAAAGATTATTCAAGAGCTTGAGATAGAGCCAAAGCAAAACTCACTTGTCTTAAATTTGCGCTCAAACGATGCTATTATCGTAAATGCATCAAAGACTACTGATAGTTTTGGACTCCGCATTCGTGTAACTCTAAAAAATGCAAAACCTCAAATACAAAATATGCCTCAAGCTAGTGCAAAAATAGAGACCCCTAGTATTCCAAAGGCAGATGAAGAGCCTATGCTGAATATAGACTCAAGGTATTTTATAGTCTTAAGTGTGCTTATTGCGCTTCTTGTATTTTTATATGTATTTAAAAGATATATTACTTCAAAGAGTAGTGATTTTAGCGGGTTTAAAACACCTAGAAATCAGTCTCAAAATGATACAAAATCAATGAACTGGCTACTTAAAAATCAAAATAGTAACGTCAATATAATATATGAAAAGTATCTTGATCGCACGAATAAGCTAATGCTATTAAGCTATGAAAATAGGCGTTATTTGGTGATAGTTGGTAGCTCAAATGTAATGCTTGATAGCTTTGGTGAAGACAAGATACAAAATGAGCAGGATTTTGCTATATTTTTTGAAGAGAACAAGAAAAAGCTAAGCTCATTTTTAGAAGAGCGAAAAAATAGTTTAAGTAACTATAAAGATAAAATGAGCGGAGAATTTTAG
- the fliN gene encoding flagellar motor switch protein FliN has product MNDESAIETLEQLGLFKSYDELMDISVDFIAELGTTTVSINELLKFEAGSVIDLEKPAGESVELYINNRIFGKGEVMVYEKNLAIRINEILDSKSVIQYFKKELL; this is encoded by the coding sequence ATGAATGACGAGAGTGCGATAGAGACGCTAGAGCAGCTAGGGCTTTTTAAGAGCTATGATGAGCTTATGGATATAAGCGTTGATTTTATAGCTGAGCTAGGAACTACCACGGTTAGCATAAATGAGCTTTTGAAATTTGAAGCTGGTTCGGTCATAGACCTTGAAAAACCAGCTGGTGAGAGTGTGGAGCTATATATAAATAATAGAATTTTTGGAAAAGGTGAAGTAATGGTTTATGAGAAAAATTTAGCCATCAGGATAAATGAAATTTTGGACTCAAAGTCAGTTATTCAGTACTTCAAAAAAGAACTTTTATGA
- a CDS encoding chemotaxis protein CheX, protein MRKVIDEATSYLCKDTLGLDLEFGKSLGKGFYGASIPVYKGKSEYHFYLFFKKDTLKIFMNAFFGHEDVDGGDLDDLCKEIANQIIGKAKNSLNEKEPNAYKLGTPEFLGEVENFGIKLKEKFIYKIKNRTFQIGYDIQ, encoded by the coding sequence ATGAGAAAAGTTATAGATGAAGCTACAAGCTATCTTTGCAAGGATACTTTAGGGCTAGATTTAGAGTTTGGCAAGAGTCTAGGCAAAGGATTTTACGGAGCTAGCATACCAGTCTATAAGGGCAAAAGCGAGTATCATTTTTACCTATTTTTTAAAAAAGATACTTTGAAAATTTTCATGAATGCCTTTTTTGGTCACGAAGATGTTGATGGTGGTGATCTAGACGATCTTTGTAAAGAGATAGCAAATCAGATCATTGGCAAAGCTAAAAATTCGCTAAACGAAAAAGAGCCAAATGCTTATAAACTTGGAACGCCTGAATTTTTAGGCGAAGTTGAAAATTTTGGCATAAAGCTAAAAGAAAAATTTATATATAAAATAAAAAATAGAACATTTCAAATAGGCTACGATATACAATGA